TAATCAAACTGACTCATATCGTTAGTAACTTCACGATATAAACTTACTATATATTATGAATCTATTGCCAATATCTATATTGACTTCACTTTTTGAATGTAGTATGCTTCTGTGATTGATAAATTTGATCAAGTAGTCAATTAAGGAGAATTTATGAATGAAAAAAATAACGCATTATGTGAAAAACACCGTGATATGTGTTCTATTTCTCGATCGATTGACAAAATTGGAGATTCTTGGAGCCTTTTGATACTTCGTGACTTGAGTAATGGCCTATCAAAATATGAAGAGCTTAAGAATAGCCTCGAAATTCCCCCTGCTACGCTGAGCAAACGCCTGTCTGCGTTGGTCGGAGAAGGACTGTTGACAAAAGAAATCTACCAAGATAATCCGCCTCGCGCAAAATATGTACTTACAGATATTGGTAAGGATTTCTTGCCAGTATTGGCTATCATCATGATGTGGGGCAACAAGCATGCTTCGCCAAATGGTATTGATACGCAGCTGGTTGATAGTAAGACGCACAAAAAAGTCGTTCCCATTATCGTGGATCGAGAAACTGGTAAAGAGATCGACTTCACTAAAATCATCTATGCAGGCGGACCAGCTAATTCGCCAGGTAAAATCAAGCGTCTTAAAGAGCGCGGCATTCCACTGAATGCTGCAAAATAAAAATTAAGACAGAAGATAACCATAGTGTGACACCGAAACAAAAATTAGCCCGGCCGCATAACCTCTACTTTTGAATTTGCTTAAAAATGGGAGATTACCGCAGGGACCCGGTCTTGGTGGAAAAGTGGCAGGCCGACGAATTTCCGGCATTGAAGGCTGAAACGAAACGCACGGGTGCGGTGATTTATTTTGCCGATGAAGCCGGCGTTCGTTCTGACTTTCATGCCGGTACGACCTGGGCGCCGGTGGGTCGGACGCCGACCGTGAAGATGACCGGGCGTCGATATGGATTGAATCTGATCTCGGCGGTCAGCGCGCGAGGCGATTTTCGCTTCATGGTGCAAGAATGCAACGTCACCGCCGAGGTGTTTATCGAATTTCTGAAACGTCTACTACGCGGTGCCGAACAACCGATCATCTTGGTCGTCGACGGCCATCCGATTCACAAGGCTAAGAGCGTTAAAACATTTGTGGAGCAACAGCAAGGCCGGTTGCAGTTGGTTTTTCTGCCACCCTACGCGCCACAACTCAATCCGGACGAACAGGTCTGAGGCCATATCAAACCGCGCATCGCCAAGCAGATGCCGGAAAATAAAATCTAATTAAAGAAACTCGTTCAATCCGCCATGCATCGATTACAGAAACTCCCCCAAGTCGTGAAATCTTTCTTTAAACACCCAGAGTGTCAATATGCTGGCATGTGACAATACTTTCTTCAGGAGCAGTAACAATTTTCCGCATAATTTTTCTCAATCAACTCTTTAGCAGTTGATTGTGCAAATAATACAGGATCGCAACTATTTTTCATTTGGGCTTGAATTATAGCGCCAATCAGTAACTGCGTGAATTGTTCAGCCATTTTTGTTGAAACATCTTTAGAGAAATCATAATTAAGCTGCTCATAAAATAATTTTATGAGTGTACTGTTAAACTTTAGGGATTGATCTTTAATAAATTCAAGGTCCATTGATGTTTCAATAAAGACATTAATAAAAGCTGATCCACGATAGCCTTCCATGGAAGATAGTTCGGCAAAATAACTAAATATTGCAAGCGCTTTTTCAGTGCATATATTTTTTTCTGCAATTCGGCACGTAATCTATACTCTAACACTTTACAATCTTTTTCTAAGTATTCTTTTATTAAGTCATTTTTTGATGGGAAATATTTATAAAAACTCATTTTGGCAACTTCTGAGCTTTTAACTATAGCATCTACACCTGTAGATTTGATTCCTTTTTTATAAAAAAGATCAGACGCTACATTTA
The window above is part of the Methylomonas sp. ZR1 genome. Proteins encoded here:
- a CDS encoding TetR/AcrR family transcriptional regulator — encoded protein: MNENNALKNHILNVASDLFYKKGIKSTGVDAIVKSSEVAKMSFYKYFPSKNDLIKEYLEKDCKVLEYRLRAELQKKIYALKKRLQYLVILPNYLPWKAIVDQLLLMSLLKHQWTLNLLKINP
- a CDS encoding IS630 family transposase translates to MGDYRRDPVLVEKWQADEFPALKAETKRTGAVIYFADEAGVRSDFHAGTTWAPVGRTPTVKMTGRRYGLNLISAVSARGDFRFMVQECNVTAEVFIEFLKRLLRGAEQPIILVVDGHPIHKAKSVKTFVEQQQGRLQLVFLPPYAPQLNPDEQV
- a CDS encoding helix-turn-helix domain-containing protein produces the protein MNEKNNALCEKHRDMCSISRSIDKIGDSWSLLILRDLSNGLSKYEELKNSLEIPPATLSKRLSALVGEGLLTKEIYQDNPPRAKYVLTDIGKDFLPVLAIIMMWGNKHASPNGIDTQLVDSKTHKKVVPIIVDRETGKEIDFTKIIYAGGPANSPGKIKRLKERGIPLNAAK